In Solanum lycopersicum chromosome 3, SLM_r2.1, the genomic stretch ACTTGCCATCTGAAATTTCTTGTAGAACTGCCGTATCCAGTCGCTTTTAATATCTTCCTGCAGCTTCTTTTTAATGCTGGATTTGAAGAATTGTCTGCTAGAGATCTGAGGCTGACATCAGCTCTGAATACTGATTATCTTCTTACTTTGCCAATATCTGTTGACTGGAAGAGTGCATCTCAGTCCAGCGCCATATTATTCAGGTTCGTGTAGATAATTTTTCTGAAATAGAAGAGGAAAGCGGAACTCTTATTCAAATTAGTTGTTACAGTATACAAAAGGGAACCTTATATAGGAGCTTTTGGCTGTACAAAGTCtgaaaattattcatatttttttatccaaTTAATATCTTAACTTTCAAATAATCCACaataatattttacataataGTCTTAATGATATTCCTTTGACTTCTTCCTCATCCACACCCCCTCAAGGTG encodes the following:
- the LOC138347750 gene encoding uncharacterized protein is translated as MTCHLKFLVELPYPVAFNIFLQLLFNAGFEELSARDLRLTSALNTDYLLTLPISVDWKSASQSSAILFRKVVLEVSEPDVRSLFMIYWRKG